ATATGGCCGCGGCATGCATCGGGAGATGCCGAGGATCGCTGGGGCAATCCGACGCGTTCGTATAATCCCGCTTGCGCCGCCGCGTGCCGGTAACCAGTGGCGGCCCAAGCTTTCCTCAAGGAGCCCTGCCGCGTGCCGACCTACGAATACGAATGCACCGCGTGCGGCCACAATTTCGACCTGGTGCAGAAGTTCAGCGACGAGCCGGCGACCCAGTGTCCGGAGTGTCAGGGCCGTTTGCGCAAGGTCTTTCACGCGGCCGGCATCATCTTCAAGGGCGAGGGGTGGTACGCCACCGACAGCCGCTCCAGCGACGAAAAGAACAAGTTCAAGGACGACGGCAAGGCCCCGGCCGAGGCCGGCGACGCCGGCAAGGACGCGGCGGACAAGCCGACCAAGGATGGGGCGACCAAAGAGGCCCCTGCGA
The sequence above is a segment of the Chloroflexota bacterium genome. Coding sequences within it:
- a CDS encoding FmdB family transcriptional regulator encodes the protein MPTYEYECTACGHNFDLVQKFSDEPATQCPECQGRLRKVFHAAGIIFKGEGWYATDSRSSDEKNKFKDDGKAPAEAGDAGKDAADKPTKDGATKEAPAKETAAAKSDAKAEPAKGAASD